In one Vanessa tameamea isolate UH-Manoa-2023 chromosome 10, ilVanTame1 primary haplotype, whole genome shotgun sequence genomic region, the following are encoded:
- the LOC113391500 gene encoding juvenile hormone esterase-like: MAVTTIEQGKIKGVLCDSKNGTYYAFKGIPYAKPPLGPLRFKAPQPPESWKGIRDASEHGPVCPQFNERLQSIETGSEDCLYLNVYSKSVRPTSPMPVMVWIHGGAYYTGSGNSDFYGPDFFMKHDVILVTFNYRLEVLGFLCLDNEEVPGNAGLKDQVAALRWVKDNISAFGGNANNITIFGCSAGAASVSFHLISKMSNGLFNKAICQSGVCLNDWAYSIYGLQRAFQLGRLLGKNTEDTTELLEFLRNVPVSSLVNIKLPLVETYHRDITDSIFFAPVIEKSDLKVEKFITESPIDLVKRGSFAKVPLIVGYTSGEGIELGKSFPATLDFLTTLGAVVPRELKLKFDTEKLKAADDKIRNFYFKGKQLNADMIKEVVNLETDKLFAYNVTRFARYYKFFTSMPVYLYKMTVETERNFTKKVYKMEFIPGVCHADDLPYLFHITCFDIPLTKESKRVVEQFVQLWYNFASTGNPTSTNVGVEWKQFTDKERQCLIIDKTLKCILNIDAENMNLWENIFEETGLL; this comes from the exons atggcAGTTACAACAATTGAACAAGGAAAGATAAAAGGAGTTCTGTGTGACAGTAAAAATGGCACATACTATGCGTTTAAAGGAATTCCATATGCAAAGCCGCCGCTCGGACCATTAAGATTCAAG GCTCCGCAACCCCCAGAGTCATGGAAAGGTATTCGGGACGCATCAGAGCATGGACCTGTGTGCCCTCAATTTAACGAACGTTTACAAAGTATCGAGACTGGCAGCGAAGATTGTCTTTACCTTAATGTATATTCTAAATCAGTCCGACCCACTTCTCCCATGCCCGTGATGGTATGGATTCACGGAGGAGCTTATTACACGGGATCTGGAAACTCTGATTTCTATGGtcctgatttttttatgaagcatGACGTTATCCTGGTAACATTTAATTACCGATTGGAAGTCCTTGGATTTTTATGTCTTGATAATGAAGAGGTACCTGGTAACGCAGGTTTAAAAGATCAAGTAGCTGCGCTGCGATGGGTTAAAGATAACATAAGTGCGTTTGGAGGTAATGCAAATAACATTACGATCTTCGGCTGCAGTGCTGGCGCTGCATcggtttcatttcatttaatttctaaaatgaGCAATGGATTGTTCAACAAAGCAATATGTCAAAGCGGCGTTTGTCTTAATGACTGGGCCTACAGTATATACGGTCTTCAGCGAGCGTTTCAACTAGGAAGATTGTTAGGTAAAAATACCGAAGATACGACAGAGTTATTGGAATTCTTAAGAAATGTCCCAGTGTCTTCATTAGTCAATATTAAATTGCCCTTGGTCGAAACTTATCACAGAGATATCACGGACAGCATATTTTTCGCGCCTGTTATTGAAAAATCTGATCTGAAAGTTGAAAAATTTATCACTGAATCTCCAATTGATCTTGTTAAAAGAGGAAGTTTCGCAAAAGTACCTCTAATTGTTGGGTATACCTCCGGAGAAGGAATAGAGTTAGGAAAAAGTTTTCCTGCCACTTTAGATTTTTTAACAACTTTAGGCGCTGTGGTACCGAgagaattaaaactaaaattcgaTACAGAAAAATTAAAGGCCGCTGATGATAAAATTcgcaacttttattttaaaggcaAACAACTAAATGCAGATATGATTAAAGAGGTAGTTAATTTGGAAACGGACAAGTTGTTCGCGTACAATGTTACTAGATTCGCACGTTATTACAAATTTTTCACCTCCATGCccgtgtatttatataaaatgacggTTGAAACGGAAcgaaattttactaaaaaagtatataaaatggaATTTATACCTGGAGTTTGTCACGCAGACGACCTCCCGTACCTTTTTCACATTACCTGTTTTGATATTCCATTGACAAAGGAATCGAAACGTGTTGTAGAACAATTCGTCCAATTATGGTATAACTTTGCTTCAACGGG AAACCCAACATCAACAAACGTTGGCGTTGAGTGGAAACAGTTTACGGATAAAGAACGACAGTGCCTCATCATAGACAAGacactaaaatgtattttgaatattgatgcagagaatatgaatttatgggaaaatattttcgaagaaacTGGATTgctttga
- the LOC113391508 gene encoding splicing factor U2af 38 kDa subunit, protein MAEYLAAIFGTEKDKVNCSFYFKIGACRHGDRCSRIHNKPTFSQTVLLQNLYVNPQNSAKSADGSHLVVANVSDEEMQEHYDNFFEDVFVECEDKYGEIEEMNVCDNLGDHLVGNVYIKFRREEDAEKAVNDLNNRWFGGRPVYAELSPVTDFREACCRQYEMGECTRSGFCNFMHLKPISRELRRYLYARRKGGRRSRSRSRDRRRRSRSRERRREPPRNSRSGRY, encoded by the exons atGGCCGAGTATTTGGCGGCTATATTTGGTACTGAAAAAGACAA AGTCAATTGCtccttttactttaaaattggaGCTTGTCGACATGGGGATCGGTGTTCAAGAATTCATAATAAGCCAACTTTCTCTCAAACagttttgttacaaaatttgTATGTGAATCCTCAAAATTCTGCTAAATCTGCGGATGGTAGTCATT tgGTTGTGGCAAATGTGTCCGATGAGGAGATGCAAGAGCATTATGATAATTTCTTTGAAGACGTATTTGTGGAGTGTGAAGATAAATATGGTGAAATAGAAGAAATGAATGTTTGTGACAATCTTGGAGATCACCTAGTTGGAAATGTTTACATtaag TTTCGCCGGGAAGAAGATGCAGAGAAGGCTGTTAATGATCTTAACAACCGTTGGTTTGGTGGTCGGCCTGTATATGCAGAGCTTTCACCTGTGACAGATTTCCGTGAGGCATGCTGCCGCCAGTATGAGATGGGAGAGTGTACACGGAGTGGTTTTTGCAACTTTATGCACCTTAAACCTATTTCAAGGGAGCTTCGGAG ATACCTGTACGCGCGACGCAAAGGCGGGCGCCGCTCGCGCAGCCGCTCGCGCGACCGCCGCCGCCGCTCGCGCTCGCGTGAGCGTCGCCGCGAGCCGCCGCGCAACTCGCGCTCCGGACGATACTAA